The Ziziphus jujuba cultivar Dongzao chromosome 1, ASM3175591v1 genome segment ttttttaattttttttggtgcagGTGTTTTTGCATGCAACGACGTCGAAGAAACAAGCAATGCAATTGAAAATGAGAAACATAGAATGGTGGATGAGGAAGAGACACTTGCCTCTGGGTTTTAGACAGCGTGTGAGGAACTACGAGCGCCAACGCTGGGCTGCCATGCGTGGTGTTGATGAATGTGAGATGATTAGAAACCTCCCTGAGGGCCTTAGAAGGGACATCAAATACCATCTCTGCTTGGACTTGGTTAGACAGGTAAAATATCCCAACATTTTAACAATAGGTTGCTTCTAAATACAcccacattattattattattattgttaaatttgagaagttggatttttttttttacgaacCAAAAATTTGGAATTAATAGGTGTAATCTTCGTTATCTGGCTTGTCtccaaagatttttttttttttccccctctttctTAAGGTGGTTGAGTATGATTAGAATGCCTTAATAAAGTATGtgacataattaaatacatctaattaatattttatcattattttagtatagattttatttatgcTCGATGATGAGACATAATAAAACTCTTATAAAATAGGtagttgaaaattatatttggatatCTTTTGAATTAGCCAACCTAATCTACTTAGTGCAATTAAATTGGGCTTTCTTGCTGATTATCCAGGGTGAGCTTTAATTTCTAACTTTTTTCTCACAGGTACCTTTATTCCAACACATGGACGATCTGGTACTCGAGAACATCTGCGACCGTGTGAAGTCTCTAATATTCACAAAGGGCGAAACAGTAAgttaacacacacaaacaccagggaaaaaaaaaaaaaaaaaaaacatgttgaaAGAAATTTGCAACTTTGTTGGATCACAAAAAAATGATTACGAACCTAAAACTTTAAATGAAATTGAATCAATGGCAGATTACAAGAGAAGGAGACCCAGTTCACAGAATGCTATTCGTAGTGAGAGGTCACCTTCAGAGCAGCCAACTGCTAAGAGACGGTATCAAAAGTTGCTGCATGTTAGGCCCTGGAAACTTCGTAGGAGACGAGCTCCTTTCATGGTGTTTGAGGAGGCCATTCATAGAAAGACTACCTCCTTCTTCTTCAACCTTAATCACTCTCGAAACCACCGAGGCATTCAGCCTCGAAGCCGAGGATGTCAAATACGTGACGCAGCATTTTCGTTACACTTTCGTGAATGAAAAGGTTAAGAGGAGCGCAAGGTACTATTCTCCCGGTTGGAGAACTTGGGCTGCTGTGGCTATCCAGTTGGCTTGGAGGAGGTACAAGCACAGGTTGACGCTCACTTCGCTGTCGTTTATAAGGCCCAGGAGACCTCTCTCGAGATGTTCTTCATTGGGAGAAGATAGACTCAGGCTTTACACGGCTTTGTTAACTTCACCAAAGCCAAATcaagatgattttgatttttgatatgGAATAGTATcggttatatttatattatgtatatggATATTTTGCGGCTCTAGCTTGCTTGGTTGCTTGGTTGCTTGCATAGCTTTTGCTTCGTATGtcaaattaatgtaaaaattaaGTTAATTATATGGGCCGGCCGGCTTGGCCTAATTATGTGCATTGTTGTGTTTTCTTTTACTGCTGATCAAGTTGATGTCTGGGTTTAATTTCTTCTGAGTAggatttattattgatttgggAGAGGCCTATTTGGGATTTATATCATGTGCGTAGAAGATATAagctctgatatatatatattataaaaggtCATAATTAAGGATAGTCGTGGTAAactattttggtattttaatttaagtGGTAGTAGCTGGAGACTTGTATATACATGGCAAGCAAAAAGCAGGTCTTCgaactcaatttgaccacaatttttttttatttacttaaaggtgtgtttgaaaatattttttaattacatttttatttttcaaagcacCTATTTTTTATAgcactttttttaaaaagtgcTTCATACGAtaaatgctaaaattatttggatatgcatagtaaaaaatatttttaaatttgtttttaatatttttatattttaattaatacatttaatgtctattttcttaaattctaaAGTATTTATTTGGAAAAGAACTAACCTCGGTGCTTTTCTTAGAAGTAATATTAgagtgtttatttttttttgccaaaaaagtattttttaattttttatcaaatataattatggaTGACTTTTTACTCTTGAAAGcatttattgaaatttcaaaaccaCATTTAAACAGATCTAAGAACTCTTGGATCGATTATGGAAAATGCTTGGAACCCAAAATTTTCCCACATTTACATAGTAATATTTAGCAGTATACACATCATCGTTTGCTACTTCCCCAACTAGATTTATAGATTTTAATCATACTGAGGTGGGAACCTGTGACTGATTTTAGTTTCCATTTCTTTTCCAACACTTACACAGAATTAAACACATGATATGGtggtatatttggattttgctGAATGGAAAGGCACTTTTTGTTATGAATGAGCGATTAGCTTGTAATTGAAAAGGGCTCCATGACAAAttttagtcaaaaaaaaaaaaaaaaaaaaaagaagtaaaaatcaaaaacaaaaaaactgctTCATGTCAAAGAattcacatataaataaattaaaatgtggAAAGAGAATTGATAGAAGATATTGCTATTGTATGTACCCCTTTTCCTTATTTGGATAAAATACTGAAGATCAGCTTTTGGTGGTATATTTATTGTCTCtgtaaataaattaatcttttacTTATCCTCTCCTACGTCACTCATATAAAGAGTGTGTCTTTGTTTTACACTACTCATTCTAACCTTCTTCCTGCTTGCTCTCGAATTGTGTTGAATATCAATTTATCTTTCAATTGACCTTGAAAGTATACCAGTAACGTTAAACGAAAGTGGTACGTTTGATCATCGCCAAGGTATTGGGCTCTAAACTTACTTGGGTTTGAAGGACACTCTAAACTTGTTTTTTATCCGAATTAATTGCTATTAAAATGGTCTCCAACCAGTACTGGTGGGATTTGGCCAATCAAGGACGaaacccaaaccaaaccatttgaaaaaatgacaaacaaataaattgagTGACactaaattttctcttttttttttttttttttttgccttttaatttttcatttcagTCTACACTAAAAATTAATACAGGGTACAGAGCTAATTAAGAACAgagcataaaataaaacaaagaagaaaaaagctcATGCTTCTACAGTGTCCAAAGCTGCAAACTGGTTTGCAGCCTCAGCTTCAGGAGCTGCAGATCCCCGGAAGAGCAAAATTGCAAAGCTGCCaatgcaaaaataaatgaaacagCCATGGCAATGGGTTACAAACGAACCAAAATCCTTCCCTACTATGCATTGCCATCCACCTCCATATGTTCTATCAAATTCCTGCAATATTCAACACCAATCAAAaaattatacacacacacacacacacacacatatatatatatctcggAAATTCACAtagtttcattgaattttttggAAACACATTTGAGATATATACTTGATCAGTACCTTTTTGATGAAGCGGGCAATCTCAGTAGCCTCAGTGACATCAAAGAAATCCAGAGCTTTCGAAGCTACATCGAGTGCATCCTGCTGCATGGTTTGGGGCATGTCAGTCTCTCCAATCACTGCTTTGCCTTCAAGCATGGCTTTTAGCGATGAATAAATCAGAGAGCAGAGAAAATTCTGATTGAAGCTAGCTAAGTTTAATTTGATGTGGATGAAGGGGAAGTGGAAGGGTGGTGGTGGAGTTTATATTGAGGTTGGTGGTGCTAGTGGGGTCAGGCTCGTATATAGATCCTCTGTTTGTGACCACCAAGTTATGGAATGGAATCAGAATTGTGCCATTTTACTATTTGATACTGATAAGCCTTTGTGGACCATGGGGCTCTGGATACCTCATGGCTCATACTTGCCAAAGGAATAATGACCAAAACTTTGTATGACTAGAGGTGCAGGGGAAGGCTTGCTTGAGACAAGGTATcaacaataattcaatattattttgtcATCTTGGATCATGATAAACTAGTAAATAAGATTAACGTCTACATAATGGTGATCAGTgtcactaaatttttttttttaattttttttttaaaagataattttacttTCACAATATGATCAGTGATTATCATGTTACAGTTATAGCACCAGATTTTTGCCGTGTGTCCTATAAGATATGATTGATTCTGTCCGgttatcaaattttgatatgcttttttttttttttttttttttcttgtgggaaaaaaaaaaaaaaaaggaacaaatgaGTAAATGATAGGCTAATATATAAGGCATGCGATCCTGAAATTTTACTCACCGAAGTAGGTTTAAGAGCGATATTTGGAACATTCAGGTAAAGCCACTAAAACTCCTTTTGCAACAAAAGTAACCATCCAAAGTAAAGAACTCGAAAACGCTCCAATATTAAGCTGGTCAAATATACCAGGAATTGAGTCAAttgttggttcttgattttgaagCTATATTTTTGCCTTCTTAGCTAGCTTGCATGTACTGAGGCCAAACACAAACGTtcaccttttgttttttggtacaCAAGAacaaatttttagtattttatagATGTATTTTGGTGCActtataaagtaaaataatatcatTCTGTGAATAGATTTGAATAATGTATTACAAAATATGAAGAGGGAGAGAGATTTCCTTTCTCTTCTAGAGAGCGCTTAAACTACACAGGAAAGATCAGCTTTTGGACCTTATATCAAATATTTCCATTCGTCTGCTCTTTATTGGCTACGGGAAATCCACAAGTCCATCGTGTAGTCTCTTTATGAGAAAACAATGGCTTCGCATAGTGTCCTTTGATAATGCGTTCGTTTCTCGgcttaccattttttttttctataataattttgcatttcaattaattaaacattgaaacaaaaaaaaaaatccacaaacaccacattgaaaatcatttgaatttgtatttatttttgtttcttttctttcatatttgtatttaattattacattttaataccttatattttttagattttgtaaCCTAGGCTCTCAACTTTCAATAATAACTAtttaggttttcttttttcttttttttaatttatttggtaattagttcaattttcaattttaacaaataGATTGAATAATTTTTC includes the following:
- the LOC107430359 gene encoding uncharacterized protein LOC107430359 → MLEGKAVIGETDMPQTMQQDALDVASKALDFFDVTEATEIARFIKKEFDRTYGGGWQCIVGKDFGSFVTHCHGCFIYFCIGSFAILLFRGSAAPEAEAANQFAALDTVEA